From Miscanthus floridulus cultivar M001 chromosome 15, ASM1932011v1, whole genome shotgun sequence, the proteins below share one genomic window:
- the LOC136508774 gene encoding GDSL esterase/lipase APG-like → MGTNDRAVISLVLFLVCMASRSLGTTETEAVVEQSRSLVPSIYVFGDSIVDVGNNDFLPPPAPRARFPYGIDFAGTGMTGRFTNGYNLADLVARRLGFMKSPPAYLSLTPLTNLDLLKCRVGANYASGGSGILNTTGNGTLTLQKQIMLFSKTKARMWRCGRKLNYMISKSFFLISAGGNDFSAFSEMGMGEEDAPAYISSMVSTYVEHINALYKLGARRLGILDVPAIGCTPGSRVPMANGGCNDAANSMAQNFNKLLRLEVATAVATSMPDMKYSIASTYNFLTDLMDNHLVAGIPVVEMACCGSGKLNAVVMCSKPNTTYCSHRDDYMFWDMLHPTQATYERGVLAIFYGLQEYADPINFAGLVNNATDINTTMTPSVSAI, encoded by the exons ATGGGTACTAATGATAGAGCGGTCATTTCTCTAGTATTGTTCCTTGTGTGCATGGCTAGCCGCTCCTTGGGTACCACTGAAACTGAAGCCGTGGTTGAGCAGAGCCGCTCATTAGTCCCATCCATCTATGTGTTTGGTGATTCCATTGTCGATGTGGGAAATAATGATTTCCTGCCGCCACCTGCGCCCCGTGCGCGATTTCCATACGGCATCGACTTCGCCGGCACCGGCATGACAGGGCGGTTCACGAATGGCTACAACCTTGCCGATTTAGTCG CGCGACGTCTGGGGTTCATGAAGAGTCCACCTGCTTACCTCTCGTTGACACCGTTAACAAACCTTGACCTATTGAAGTGCCGAGTTGGTGCCAATTACGCGTCTGGCGGATCCGGCATTCTTAACACCACG GGAAATGGGACACTCACGCTGCAAAAACAGATCATGTTATTCTCCAAAACTAAAGCAAGAATGTGGCGGTGTGGCCGGAAGCTCAACTATATGATATCAAAGTCGTTCTTCCTTATTAGCGCCGGAGGCAATGACTTCTCTGCCTTCAGTGAAATGGGCATGGGCGAAGAAGATGCCCCAGCCTACATCAGTAGCATGGTCTCAACCTATGTCGAGCATATCAAC GCGTTGTACAAGTTGGGAGCACGGAGGTTGGGGATCCTAGACGTGCCAGCAATCGGTTGTACTCCAGGTTCGAGAGTCCCCATGGCCAACGGCGGCTGCAACGACGCCGCTAACTCTATGGCACAGAACTTCAACAAACTCCTAAGGCTTGAGGTGGCAACAGCCGTCGCAACCTCCATGCCCGACATGAAATACTCCATAGCAAGCACCTACAATTTTCTCACTGACTTGATGGACAATCATCTCGTGGCTG GGATCCCGGTGGTCGAGATGGCATGCTGCGGATCAGGAAAATTGAACGCGGTGGTAATGTGCAGCAAGCCAAACACGACTTATTGTTCGCATCGCGATGACTACATGTTCTGGGATATGTTGCATCCTACACAGGCTACATATGAACGAGGGGTGCTCGCAATCTTCTACGGCCTGCAGGAGTATGCGGATCCCATCAACTTTGCAGGATTAGTCAACAACGCCACAGATATAAATACTACTATGACTCCCAGCGTCTCTGCCATATAA